The region TCCAGCACTACCTTGCCCGCTTCCCCTTGGGAAAAACGCTTGTGCGCCAGGGTGAGGGTCACCGTTTTCCCCTGGCTGGAGACCAGGAAAACGGGATAGGGAATCGCCCGGTGGATCAGTTCCAGCAACCGCGCTTTGGCCGCTGGCCGCAGAACCACGGTCAGCACGGCGATTTCACCATAGTCGCGGGTTTCGTCCCGAAAAGCGGGCACGCCGATGTTGGTGGGCTTGAGGGCGGCGATCCAGTGCAGGTCTTCCACACCGTCCTGAATAATCCGCTTGTCGGCGACCGTGGGCGCACCCTGTTCCAGCAGCAGCTTTTTCGCCACCCGCCTGTCCACCCGAACCTCCGGCGGCAAGGAGAGCGCCTCCAGAAGGGCGCCGCCGCTCATGGCCCGGCCTCCCGCCCCTGTTCCGGCAACAGCACCAACCACGCCACGACCTCGAAATCATCGATCCCGGCGAACTCTCCCTTCAAGGCATGAGTGCCACCCGGAGAAAACAGACTGGCC is a window of Magnetococcales bacterium DNA encoding:
- a CDS encoding DUF4391 domain-containing protein, which produces MSGGALLEALSLPPEVRVDRRVAKKLLLEQGAPTVADKRIIQDGVEDLHWIAALKPTNIGVPAFRDETRDYGEIAVLTVVLRPAAKARLLELIHRAIPYPVFLVSSQGKTVTLTLAHKRFSQGEAGKVVLDGGMVGTTLLESALDTAFMASLALNAQSAANLHTLYQGWMDRIESLAAARITGQFMPPESQNRTVARRAALDEHARLEREIVRLRSQAGKEKQLNRQVELNLEIKRIESQLSLLIPSL